One stretch of Ailuropoda melanoleuca isolate Jingjing chromosome 20, ASM200744v2, whole genome shotgun sequence DNA includes these proteins:
- the LOC117797274 gene encoding olfactory receptor 4S2-like, which produces MASETGNQSHQASIIWVPTEVANNVTEFIFLGLSQDPGMQLMFFALFLLFYIVILVGNLLILLTVFSDPRLHTPMYFFLSNLSFVDIAYSSATAPKMIADLISEKKTISYWGCVTQMFTFHFFGCAEIFVLTVMAFDRYAAICQPLRYTTIMSANACIVLASLSWLGALGHSFVQTLLTFQLPFCNNRVIDHYFCDVHPVLKLACADTTLVNMLVIANSGLISLGCFLILLASYTVILFSLHKRSSESRRKALSTCGSHFTVVTFFFVPCIFIYLRPSTTFPLDKAVSVFYTTITPMLNPLIYTLRNNDVKNAMKWIWSRKVSLKEKQVG; this is translated from the exons atgGCATCTGAAACAG ggAACCAGAGCCACCAAGCCAGTATCATCTGGGTCCCCACAGAAGTGGCTAACAATGTCACTGAGTTTATATTCCTAGGACTTTCCCAAGATCCTGGAATGCAACTGATGTTCTTTGCcttattccttctcttctatATCGTGATCCTGGTGGGAAATCTGCTCATTCTGCTCACGGTCTTTTCTGATCCCCGgctccacacacccatgtatttcttcctcagcAACCTGTCCTTTGTGGACATTGCCTATTCCTCAGCCACTGCGCCCAAGATGATTGCAGACTTAATTTCTGAGAAAAAGACCATTTCCTACTGGGGCTGTGTAACTCAGATGTTCACCTTCCACTTTTTTGGTTGTGCTGAGATTTTTGTCTTGACCGTTATGGCTTTTGACCGCTATGCTGCCATCTGCCAGCCTCTCCGTTATACCACCATCATGAGTGCCAATGCTTGTATTGTGCTGGCATCACTGTCCTGGTTAGGAGCCCTGGGTCATTCCTTTGTTCAGACCCTCCTGACCTTTCAGCTGCCTTTCTGCAATAATCGGGTCATTGACCACTACTTTTGTGATGTCCACCCAGTCCTAAAACTTGCCTGTGCTGATACAACCCTGGTAAATATGTTGGTGATTGCCAACAGTGGTCTCATCTCTCTGGGGTGTTTCCTCATTCTTCTGGCCTCCTACACTGTCATTCTATTCAGTCTTCACAAGCGATCTTCAGAGAGCCGGCGCAAGGCTCTCTCTACCTGTGGGTCTCATTTCACTGTAGTAACTTTCTTCTTTGTcccttgtatttttatttatctgcgTCCATCCACTACTTTCCCACTAGATAAGGCTGTGTCTGTGTTCTATACTACCATCACCCCGATGTTAAACCCACTCATCTACACTCTGAGGAATAACGATGTAAAGAATGCCATGAAATGGATATGGAGTCGCAAGGTCTCCTTGAAGGAAAAGCAGGTGGGATAG